GTCGCGGAGCTTTCCCTTCTCTCGAAGGAGGAGCTCGCGGAGCTGATGTCCCTCACGGCGCTTGCGTCGAAAGCGCTCGAGGACGAATATTCCCCGGAAGGGTTCAACGTCGGGATGAACCTGGGGAAGACTGCCGGGGCGGGGATCGCGGACCATCTGCACATGCACATCGTTCCCAGGTGGGGAGGGGACACGAATTTCATGACCGCAGCCCTGACGACGCGGGTCCTGCCCGAATCCCTGACGGAAACCCACGCGCGCCTCACTCCAAGGTTCGAGCCGCTTCGACCTTAAAGCTACATTCCATGATGAATGTCAGACCGGATAACGTACGTGCGTTGTGCAGGGACGCCGGAGAACGGACTCTGCCGCGGGCGAGCCGCCGAGACGGGGTGCCCCTCGCGGGGGCGTATAGCGACGAAGCGGGAGCCAGGGAGGGCG
The DNA window shown above is from Deltaproteobacteria bacterium and carries:
- a CDS encoding HIT domain-containing protein — translated: MERMFSPWRMEYLRGGNSGGAGSRCIFCAGEADRSDPEALILGIYPRTLAICNRYPYNNGHILLAPRRHVAELSLLSKEELAELMSLTALASKALEDEYSPEGFNVGMNLGKTAGAGIADHLHMHIVPRWGGDTNFMTAALTTRVLPESLTETHARLTPRFEPLRP